AGGCCGGCCATGATGGGCCGGTTGGCTTCGCTGATTTTGTCGCTGTTGAAGAAGTCGAACTGGGCCACCATGTTGTCGCCCAGAGCGCCGGGGATGAAGGGCTGGTTGGCCCAGGGCTGCCGCTTGACGCCGGTGGCGCCCACCTCGGTGGCCGTGGCCTTGCTCACGATGCTGGCCCCGATGACCACGCCTTCATCGGCGTTGCGGGCCACGCGCACCGGAGGCATGGTGTCCGCGTCGCGGCCATTGTAGGTAAAGACCTTGGTCACCACGCCGGCCGGGTCTTCCATCTTGGGGCTGTAGTTGTTCAGGCTGGAGGCCCGGATGGTGAAGCGGGCGTTGCCGTGGGACAGGGGGATGGCCTTGCCGGCATCGTCGGTCTTGCCGGCGAACCATTCGCCCTGGAAGTTGAAGCCCTTGTCCGGGTTCTCCTCGCCGCTGCCGATCCAGTAGGGCACGCCGTCCACCACCAGAACGTTGGAGAAGATGACCTCATGGCCTTGCTTGCGCAGGATGTCCATGATCATGGGGTCGTCGGTCCAGTTCACGTCCTCGATGATGCCGAAGATGCCGCTCTCGGGGTTGATGCTGCGGATGGTGCCGTCCTCGGAGATCCAGATCTGGGCCAGGTCGTCGGAGATGAACTCCTCGCCCACCATGGCGGTGGTGGTCTTGCCGCAGCCGCTGGGGGCGGCGCCGGCGAAGAAGGTCACGCGGCCGCCGGGGCCCTGGAGCCCGGTGATGAACATATGCTCGGAGAGTTCCTCGCCCTGACGGTAGTATGTGGCCCGGTCCACGGCAAAGCGGTGGTTGCCCTTTTTGAGCAGCAGGGTGTTGCCCGCGTAGGTGCAGAAGGTGGAGTAGGTGGTCTGGTGGGAGCGGTCCATGAACACCCGCGCGTTGGGCAGATCTTCGGCGCGGTTGGCCCCCTGGGAGTGCACGTTGGTGAAGAACAGGCCGGCGCGGTCCACCTCGGCGTCGAACTGATCGAAGCAGTTGCGGTAGAGCAGCTCGGCGGAGTGGCACACGTACAGGGAGGTGGTCATCTCGATGGCCGGGATGGCGGCCACGGCGCCCACGGGGCCGCGAGAGTAGAAGCCGATGACCAGGGTCATGCCGGCCATCATGCCGACCATGTGCTCCTTGACGTAATTATAGGCGTCGTCACGGTCGATGCGGTTGGCCAGGGAAGAGACCTTCTCATCGGGGTTGGCGATGTAGAAGGTGCGGTCCACGATGCGGGCCTGTTCCTGGGCCAGATCGTAATGGATGGTGTGGCCGGGGATATTGAGCTTCTTTTCCTCGTTGTCCTCGACCACCAGCTCCTTGATGCGGGCCACGTCGGCGTCGCTGCCGTCGTTGACCAGTACCTTGGCGGGCTTGCCCAGGGCGATGGCGTTGGCAATCTTGAGGCGGGCTTCTGCGTTGATGATCTTTTCGATCTTGGCGAAATCAGCGTCGTCCATGGAATCACGGAAGATGCGTTTGACTTTCTCGGCGTCTTTAACGCCGCCGATATCGGTGAGGATATCGACGCCTTTTTTAAGCTCCAGCATGGATAACTCCCTTGTGGCCCACCGGGCAAAAAAGGCGGGCCTTTACATGAAAACGTGGATGCTTTGAAAGCCCACAAGCGGGCTGGTCAAGTTTCCGGCGGAAGAGGGCTCTGGCGGGCCGCCTTCCATTCTCAGCCTCCGGGCGGCTGAAAGGGTTTCATTCTATAGCTTGCCGATTCCGCGCGTCAAGAGACCAAGCAGGGCAATGCCTTTGAATCTCGCGGAATTTAGCCCGCCATGCCTACCCATTTCCAAAAGTTTACATAATATATCTTATGCGAAGTACTTGTGTAAAATCAAGGTGACGCCGAACGCCAGAACTCAGCGCCACGCCATGAGCGCGAGCACGCCCCAACCAAGATAGTCACAGGTAATGTGGTGAGCCCACTTGGCCGCCTCGTAGCGTTCAGAGCCACCAGAATGGCAAGCTATCTTTGTCAAACTAGATTAAGAAATAGCCTCAAGCATTAGTTATTTCATGTATAAATATGGCTGCACTAACACCTTGTGCCTGGCTGGCTCATGGCCCTAGAATATTAACAAGACCTTCACGGAGAAGCTTCCATGACCAAGTTCATGCCAGCCCTGATTCTCGTTCTCGCCCTGCTGACCGCCGCGCCGGCCCTGGCCGCGCCGCCCTCGGTTACCCCCCAAGGCAGCGCCCTGTCGCTCTACAGCCCGGCGCCCCGCTTCCAAATTTTCCAAGCCCCTAGGCCCTACGGCGGTATGCTCATGGTGGACACCAAGACCGGGCAATCCTGGCAGCGGGTCATTGTCAACACGCCCCAGGGCATCCAGATCCGCTGGGTGGAGTTAAAGCGGGTGGACAAGTTCCCCACGGGCAACGAAACCATTCTCTGGGATTAGGCCAGGCCCTCCCAGATTCGGCGCAATACATCCGAGGCCCGGACCGCGCCCGACAAGGCTGGTTCGGGCCCTTCGTATTCCAGGCTGAAGGCCCCGCCATAGCCGGCGTCCTTGAGCAGCTTCAACTTGCCTTGATAATTAAGCTTTAGGGCCTCCTGTTTTGGCTGGCCGCCGTAGGCCTTGTAGTGCACATGAAGCGCACTCGGGGCCAGCGCCGCCACCCCGGCATAAGAGTCCTGGTCCTCATACCAATTGTCCAAATCAAGGCATATGCCTGTTTTAAAAGCGCTAATTTCTCCGCCGTTAATATTGTATACAAGATTCAACAGGTCGTCCGGCCGTCCGCTTATGCCCCAGTGGTTCTCCACACCCAGGGCTAGGCCCAGGGATTCGGCCTTCTCGGCCAAGGGAGAGAGCGCCTCGCGGGCTGCCTGGTGTTCTGCTTGGCTCTTCGGAGGAGGCGTGCGGCCGTGGCTTCCCCGGTAGCCGCTCATTTGCGCGGCGCTCAGGCACAGTCCATAGAACAGGCGTCCGGCCGGGCCCAGGGGCGTGGCCAGCTGGCTGGATTTCGGCCGCAGGACGGATAGCCATTCCAGGGCGCCGTTGAAGTTCAGCCCCCCTCCCCCCAACCCTACCCGCACGAAACCCACCCCCAACTCCGGGCAGGCCCCCATCAGGTTCAAGGCGCGCCGGATCTGCAAGGCTCGGCGTTCGGGCGAAACCATATATTCCAGGTTGAGACTCAGGCCCCCCTGCCCCAAACCGGCCTGGCGGCAGGCATCGCCCAGACGGGCCAGATCCTCGCGGCGAAAGGAAGGCAGCAGGCGGTCCAGCCACTCCACCCCGTCGAAGCCGTGCTCCGCCGCCAGGGCGGGCAGCTCCCGCCCCGCCCTGCCCCGCAAGGCGTCGCGCAGCAGGGACACCTGGGCCAGCCACACCTGCATCAGAGCTCCTCGTTGAACCCCAGGTGGTCGGCCAGGTGGGCCAGGTCATGGAAAACGGCGTGGGCCTGGGACAGATGCTCGGGCCCCAAGGTAGTGCACAAGGCGTAGCAGGTGGCCCCGGCGGTCACGGCCGCGGCGATGCCCGCGGGCGCGTTTTCCACCACCAGGCATTGCTCCGGCTCCAGGCCCAGGCCCTGGGTGGCTCGCAGATAAGGCTCGGGGTGAGGCTTGTGGGCGGATACCATCTCAGAGCTCACCACGACCTGGAAGGCCTCCAGCATGTCCGGAGGCAGGCACTCGCGCACTTGGTCGCCGCGTGAGCTGGTCACCAGGGCCAGGGGCACCTGGTGCTCGCGCAGGGTAGCCACCAGTTTGGCCGCGCGGGGATAGGGGCGCACCAAGTGGGCATACTCGCCAAGGAAAAGGCTGCGTTGCTGTTCCAGGAGCATGAGCATGAACTCGTCGGGCCCGTACTCCGGCTCCAGGCCGCACTTGCACATCAGGCCCTGCAAAACCCCGGTTTGCAAGCAACCCTCGTGCGCCAGAATGAACTCGCGGTCCACCCTCAACCCGGCCTCGCCCATGACCTTGAGCCAGGCCGAGGCGTGGTGCTCCATGGAATCCAGAAGCACGCCGTCCAGGTCGAACAGCACCGCCTTGTGTTTGAGATTGTGGTTCATGCCGTGTCTTTCGTGTCCATCTCAAGGCTGTTGATCACCCCATGGCAGCGGCAGGCCGTGGCCACCAGCCAACGTCCTCCCTGAGCGGCCAGGCGGTCCCGCAGGGCCAGCAGCTCCGATGCGCGGTAGCCGCCCACCCCGGGGGCCAGCTGGTGGCTGCGCACCACGGCGGTGGCGTGGCCGGGCAGGGTCATCCGGGCCAGGCGGTCGAAAAGGTTCTCGCCCCGGGGTTGGCCCGTGGCGGTGCACAGGCCGGCCGGTTCGGGGCAGTCGTCCGGGCAGAGAAAATCGGCCCGGCTGAGGAACCAGCCCCCATCCGGAGCGGGTATGCGGCTGGGAAGGTCGGGCAGGGCCGCCAGGGGCGTTTCCTGGGGATGCGCCCCCAGCTCGGCCCGCAGCCAGTCGGCCAGCAGATGGCGCGGGATGGCGGGAATCACCCATGCGAGGGGATCATCCGAGGCCAGCGCGCGGCGCAAGGCGGGCACGCCCTCTTCCCGATAAAGCTCCACGCCGCCGCGCCGGGCCAGCTCTTGCAGCTCCGGCCCGGGCCGGGGCTCCGCCAAGGCTCTCACCTTGGCCCCCAGGCGCTCCAGGGCCAAGCGGCCGAAGCGCCCTCCCCCGATTACCAGGATCTCGCGCCTAGCACTCATTGGCCCGCAGGCCCTCCAGGGTTTTGCGCGCCTGGCTGGAGTGCTTGAGGATAAAGTCCAGGTCCGCGCAAGGGAACTTAGGACAGGGCGCGCAGGTGGCCCAGCCCTTGGATTGCACACATGAGCGCACCGCGCACACCCGGCAATGCCCGAACAGGGGCGCTTCCGAGGCATGGCAGCCTTGGCAGGATATCTGCTCGGGAGTTATATCCGCCTGGTAGATGCGCGACCATTCCTCGGCGGTTTGGCGGCGCAGCGCCTCGTCGTCATTTTTCCAGGCCAAGTGAGCCGGACAAAGGGAACAGTCCAGGCCGCAACAGGCGATAATGCTCATGCTCGCATCCTTATCCCGCCATAGGGTGGCTATCCTCGGTTGCATAGGTAATGTTATTATAGACCAACATGTTGGAAAGACTATAACCGCTCACGGTTAAGCACATGGCAAACCCAACCCCGGTTCCCCGGAAACAGCGTCGTACAATTCTCTACGGGGTAGTGCCCGTGATCCTGGTGGCCTTGATGGGCATCGCCATGTCGGTGCTGGTATACCGCTTTGCCGAAAACTGGGAGGCCGCCCAGTTCAGGGGGCGGATACAGTTGGAATCGCGGAACCGCATCGAGGCGGTGAGCGAAGCTCTCCACAAGATGAGCTCCCTGCTGGCCAACCTCCAGACCCTTTACCGAGGCTCCGAGAAGGTCGACTACGGAGAGTTTCAAACCGTGGCCCAGGGTTTCGTCGCGCGGACTCCAGGCGTGCTGGGCCTGGCCTGGGTGCCCAAGGTGGCCGGAGTCCGCCGCCATGAGTTCGTGCAATCGGCCCGCAAGGAAGTTTCGCCGAACTTCGCCATCAAGCAGGTCACCCGCGAGGGCAAGATAGTGCCGGCCGGCCGGGACATCTTCTATTTCCCGATCCTGTATGTGGAGCCGGGGGCCGCCAAGTCCCAACTTCTGGGCCTGGACCTGGCCAGCGACGAGGTGCTGCGGGAGCGCCTGCTGCACGCATGCGAGTCAAAAAGCCTGGTAACCACCACTCGGCGGCGTATCGGCGACTCCCCCCAGAGCCGCGATACCATAACCATGTTTGAGCCTATATCCTCGGGTTTGCGGAGCAAAGGCGCGGACCTCTTGCCCCCATGTCCGGGGTTCTATGGCTTCCTGGGCGGCCGCTTTAGCTTCGGCATCATTTATGAACAAATCCTGAAGCGTTATCCTCCGGCGGGCATCGACATAATGGTGTTGGATTTGAAGGCCCCGCCCGATGACCGCATGCTTTATCTGCATAGCTCGCGCACCCGGGAAGGGCCCGTCAACCCCAAGACGATTTCCGAGGATAGCAGCCATTCCAGCCTGACCTTCAGCCGGGACTTCCGTTTGAGCGGCGGAGTCTACCGTGTGGTCTGCGTTCCCACCGTGGCCTACCTGGAAAGCGGCCACACCTGGCAGCCCCTTACGGTAGCCGGGCTTACCATGCTGCTGACCCTGGCCTTGGTGGTCTACCTGTTGCAGAACCTCCAATCGGCCCGCCGCCTGGAGGCCAGCAACATAGCCCTGGATGAGCAGATCAAGGAAAGGGAAGACGCCCAAAAGAAAGCCGAGACCAGCGAGCGCCGCTTCCGGGCCTTGTTCGAGGGAAACCGCGACGCCTTGATGGTTGTGGACCCGGACAACGGCTATTTCTTGCGGGCCAATCACTCGGCGGTGGAGCTGTTCGGATGCGGCTCCATGGAGGACCTGCTCAGGCAGGGTGTGCTAGCGCTCTCTCCCGCGGTGCAGCCGGACGGCCAATCCTCGGAGCACCGTATGTACGAGGAGCTTCAGCGCGCCATGGAACACGACGGGGCCTTTTTCGAATGGACCCATCGCCGCGCGGACGGCACCTGGTTCCTCAGCGAAGTCTCCCTGAGCAAGGTGCGCGTGGACCAACGCGATGTCATTCAGGCCGCGGTGCGCGACATCACCGACCAGAAGCGGCGCCTGGAAGACCTGGCCTTATTGGCCAGCGTATACGAGAACTCGGTGGAAGGCATCGTCATCACCGACGCCAACGGACAGATAGAGCGGGTCAACCCCGGCTTCGCCAAAATCACCGGCTATTCGTCCTCCGAGGTAGTGGGCCAAAATCCCCGGGTACTCAAATCGGATCGTCACGACTCCGTTTTCTACCACCGCATGTGGCAGGCGCTCGAAACACGGGGCCAATGGAGCGGGGAGATATGGAACCGCCGCAAGGACGGAGAAATATATCCCGAATGGCTCACCGTCAACCGGATCGCCGACGACAACGGACGCACCGCGCACTACGTGGGCGTGTTCCACGACATCTCGGACATCAAGCGCTCCGAGGAAAAGCTGAGCTACCGGGCCCAGCACGATCATCTCACCGGCCTGCCCAACCGGGTGCTGTTCTATGACCGCCTGAACATGGCCATGGCTTCGGCCAAGCGCACCAATACCGGGGTGG
This region of Desulfarculaceae bacterium genomic DNA includes:
- a CDS encoding HAD family phosphatase, with the translated sequence MNHNLKHKAVLFDLDGVLLDSMEHHASAWLKVMGEAGLRVDREFILAHEGCLQTGVLQGLMCKCGLEPEYGPDEFMLMLLEQQRSLFLGEYAHLVRPYPRAAKLVATLREHQVPLALVTSSRGDQVRECLPPDMLEAFQVVVSSEMVSAHKPHPEPYLRATQGLGLEPEQCLVVENAPAGIAAAVTAGATCYALCTTLGPEHLSQAHAVFHDLAHLADHLGFNEEL
- a CDS encoding DUF3795 domain-containing protein, giving the protein MSIIACCGLDCSLCPAHLAWKNDDEALRRQTAEEWSRIYQADITPEQISCQGCHASEAPLFGHCRVCAVRSCVQSKGWATCAPCPKFPCADLDFILKHSSQARKTLEGLRANEC
- a CDS encoding EAL domain-containing protein translates to MILVALMGIAMSVLVYRFAENWEAAQFRGRIQLESRNRIEAVSEALHKMSSLLANLQTLYRGSEKVDYGEFQTVAQGFVARTPGVLGLAWVPKVAGVRRHEFVQSARKEVSPNFAIKQVTREGKIVPAGRDIFYFPILYVEPGAAKSQLLGLDLASDEVLRERLLHACESKSLVTTTRRRIGDSPQSRDTITMFEPISSGLRSKGADLLPPCPGFYGFLGGRFSFGIIYEQILKRYPPAGIDIMVLDLKAPPDDRMLYLHSSRTREGPVNPKTISEDSSHSSLTFSRDFRLSGGVYRVVCVPTVAYLESGHTWQPLTVAGLTMLLTLALVVYLLQNLQSARRLEASNIALDEQIKEREDAQKKAETSERRFRALFEGNRDALMVVDPDNGYFLRANHSAVELFGCGSMEDLLRQGVLALSPAVQPDGQSSEHRMYEELQRAMEHDGAFFEWTHRRADGTWFLSEVSLSKVRVDQRDVIQAAVRDITDQKRRLEDLALLASVYENSVEGIVITDANGQIERVNPGFAKITGYSSSEVVGQNPRVLKSDRHDSVFYHRMWQALETRGQWSGEIWNRRKDGEIYPEWLTVNRIADDNGRTAHYVGVFHDISDIKRSEEKLSYRAQHDHLTGLPNRVLFYDRLNMAMASAKRTNTGVGVFFLDLDNFKNVNDTLGHLAGDEVLKEVSRRLELVLRSEDTVARLGGDEFLIALTRLADPSEAVRAAQRVLDALRAPIKLGEQQVYIGGSVGISLYPQDGDDADTLIKNCDIAMYRAKNQGKNTYAVFTEAISEAVVRRFTLENELRQAMAQKSFCLHYQPKVEAATGKVVGTEALVRWQKSDGELVFPDEFIPLAEETDIIYELSPWVLNKACEDLASLHKMGHEELTVAVNLSAKQFQDKNLTEQATAVIGKYGLKARHLSFEITEHTIMTNVELAAEIMRRLSELGIKVALDDFGTGYSSLGYLSRLPLNAIKIDKSFVDDLPQSPEASVVARTIITLAHGLSFKTVAEGVSVREQLHFMQEHGCDEIQGYYFSRPLPLDQLAELLEETPRFDVS
- a CDS encoding sugar phosphate isomerase/epimerase, with translation MQVWLAQVSLLRDALRGRAGRELPALAAEHGFDGVEWLDRLLPSFRREDLARLGDACRQAGLGQGGLSLNLEYMVSPERRALQIRRALNLMGACPELGVGFVRVGLGGGGLNFNGALEWLSVLRPKSSQLATPLGPAGRLFYGLCLSAAQMSGYRGSHGRTPPPKSQAEHQAAREALSPLAEKAESLGLALGVENHWGISGRPDDLLNLVYNINGGEISAFKTGICLDLDNWYEDQDSYAGVAALAPSALHVHYKAYGGQPKQEALKLNYQGKLKLLKDAGYGGAFSLEYEGPEPALSGAVRASDVLRRIWEGLA
- a CDS encoding phosphoenolpyruvate carboxykinase (GTP), with amino-acid sequence MLELKKGVDILTDIGGVKDAEKVKRIFRDSMDDADFAKIEKIINAEARLKIANAIALGKPAKVLVNDGSDADVARIKELVVEDNEEKKLNIPGHTIHYDLAQEQARIVDRTFYIANPDEKVSSLANRIDRDDAYNYVKEHMVGMMAGMTLVIGFYSRGPVGAVAAIPAIEMTTSLYVCHSAELLYRNCFDQFDAEVDRAGLFFTNVHSQGANRAEDLPNARVFMDRSHQTTYSTFCTYAGNTLLLKKGNHRFAVDRATYYRQGEELSEHMFITGLQGPGGRVTFFAGAAPSGCGKTTTAMVGEEFISDDLAQIWISEDGTIRSINPESGIFGIIEDVNWTDDPMIMDILRKQGHEVIFSNVLVVDGVPYWIGSGEENPDKGFNFQGEWFAGKTDDAGKAIPLSHGNARFTIRASSLNNYSPKMEDPAGVVTKVFTYNGRDADTMPPVRVARNADEGVVIGASIVSKATATEVGATGVKRQPWANQPFIPGALGDNMVAQFDFFNSDKISEANRPIMAGLNYFLTHEARGGEGSALLGEKRDVKVWLGWLERLVHGEVETIYSPVGLLPTYADLKAMFSDLLSKDYPEELYNKQFSLYIDKIMARIDLQYDAFKKEENIPDKLFAIYDEQKAELEDLRAKYGDIVSPDQVKEWAAAK